In a single window of the Zea mays cultivar B73 chromosome 5, Zm-B73-REFERENCE-NAM-5.0, whole genome shotgun sequence genome:
- the LOC100277409 gene encoding uncharacterized protein LOC100277409: protein MASLPDPTVYYPTSSNAILRAHPSAAAAASRGSFGPVFAVLAVISFLAVSACVVGRLCGRRLFRKGSADQDSYASDSDLEKGFEVKYPAMKPMASSRAVIHDMDDGFEIKFAPGKPAAWKHDGKADSKGSRQGHGQGQGQRQHHGQGQGQGQHQPQLVGIPKGYAVPVPVPKDYAGFRYPAEAVVRQGQIRGGAFVPAKPGT from the coding sequence ATGGCTTCCTTGCCCGATCCCACGGTGTACTACCCGACGTCCTCCAACGCCATCCTGCGCGCGCATccgtccgccgccgccgcggcgtcCAGGGGCTCGTTCGGCCCGGTCTTCGCCGTGCTCGCGGTGATCTCCTTCCTCGCCGTGTCCGCCTGCGTCGTCGGCAGGCTGTGCGGCCGCCGGCTCTTCAGGAAGGGGTCCGCCGACCAGGACTCGTACGCCTCCGACTCCGACCTGGAGAAGGGCTTCGAGGTCAAGTACCCGGCCATGAAGCCCATGGCGAGCTCCCGCGCCGTGATCCACGACATGGACGACGGCTTCGAGATCAAGTTCGCGCCCGGGAAGCCTGCGGCGTGGAAGCACGACGGCAAGGCCGACAGCAAGGGGAGTCGTCAGGGCCACGGCCAGGGCCAGGGCCAGCGTCAGCATCACGGCCAGGGCCAGGGTCAGGGTCAGCATCAGCCCCAGCTCGTTGGCATTCCCAAAGGCTACGCCGTGCCGGTGCCCGTGCCCAAGGACTACGCGGGCTTCAGATACCCTGCGGAAGCCGTGGTCAGGCAGGGGCAGATCAGGGGCGGGGCATTCGTTCCAGCGAAGCCTGGCACATGA